The genomic stretch CGCTAAAAAGACCGGTGACAAGCTTATCCTTGGCTTAAATACCGATAGATCAGTGAGCGCTTTAAAAGGGCCAACGAGACCAGTCATCCATGAGAACGACAGAGCACGCGTATTGGCCGCATTAGAAGCCATTGATGCCGTGATTTTGTTTGATGAAGACACTCCGCTTAATCTTATCCATGCAGTGAAGCCTGATGTGATTGTCAAAGGTGATGACTATACGGAGGAGCAAGTAGTGGGCGGCGTGGAAGTCAAATCATGGGGCGGGCAAGTGAAGCTTATCCCATTGGTGCAAGGCCGCAGCACGAGCAAAATCATAGCAAAAATGGCGCAATAATCCATTTCACATTCAATCAATTCTGTGCAAAACGCTCACTCAGCATCTGAAAAAATCCTCGTATTAGGCCCAGCTTGGGTCGGTGACATGGTCTTAGCACAAAGCCTATTCATCACGCTCAAACAACAAAACCCACAATGCCAAATTGACGTTGCAGCCCCCGCTTGGACATCACCGCTTTTAGCGCGCATGCCCGAAGTAACAAACGCAATTGCCCTCCCTTTCAAGCACGGGGAGTTTGCGTTTTGGGAACGCATCCGCTTTGGCAAGCGCTTACGCAAAGAGGCTTATACGCAAGCCATTGTTCTGACCAACTCCCTTAAATCAGCCATTTTGCCTTTTGCAGCAAATATTCCGCGGCGGACTAGTTTTTTAGGAGAAATGCGTTATGGTTTAATTAACGATATTCGTCCGTTAAATAGAGCCAAACTACCAAAAACAGTGGATCGTTTTGTCACATTGGGATTAGCTAAAAATGTCGATTTGCCCAATAAGCTCCCCAACCCAAAACTGATTGCTAATCATACCAATGCCTTGGTCACATTAACTAAAATTGGTCATCAAAAACCATCTCACAAAGTCCTTGGCTTATGCCCTGGCGCTGAATATGGCGAAGCTAAACGCTGGCCAATTGAATACTATGCCGAAGCTGCGAAAGCCGCGCTGGCTAAAGGCTGGGAAGTTTGGATTTTTGGCTCTGAAAAAGACATGCCTTACACTAAGCAAATCAATCAACTCACGAAAAATGGTTGTTTAGATTTAGGCGGAAAAACCAAGCTAGGCGAAGCCATCGACTTAATGGCTCTATGCGACACCGTGATCAGCAATGACTCAGGCCTGATGCATGTTGCCGCGGCTTTAGA from Candidatus Methylopumilus turicensis encodes the following:
- the waaF gene encoding lipopolysaccharide heptosyltransferase II; amino-acid sequence: MVLAQSLFITLKQQNPQCQIDVAAPAWTSPLLARMPEVTNAIALPFKHGEFAFWERIRFGKRLRKEAYTQAIVLTNSLKSAILPFAANIPRRTSFLGEMRYGLINDIRPLNRAKLPKTVDRFVTLGLAKNVDLPNKLPNPKLIANHTNALVTLTKIGHQKPSHKVLGLCPGAEYGEAKRWPIEYYAEAAKAALAKGWEVWIFGSEKDMPYTKQINQLTKNGCLDLGGKTKLGEAIDLMALCDTVISNDSGLMHVAAALDKNLIAIFGSSTPHHTPPMSDKSHIQYLGLPCSPCFERTCPLTNPVEHMQCLKKITPESVMHLFQ